The following is a genomic window from Myxococcales bacterium.
AGCACCTTTAAGCCCCTGGGATTGTATGGCAGGAAACCTTTTAAGAACTTCTTTTTTTGATAAAAAAGTGCTAGCTCCAAAGCGAGCATTCCCCGCAATTACATCGTAAATTTTTAAACCAACCCAGTAATAAAAAGATTCAAAACAACTATAGACAGGTGTCAATAAAGCTATCGGATGTGTTAAGTGAGGAGCATTGTGTAAAAAATATTTTCTTTCATGCAGTGCATCACGCACCAGTTCATATTCTTTCCAATCAAAGTGCTTGATGGCGTTTTCTAAGTAACGAACTCCTCCATGAATTAATTTAGTACTTCTGCTTGAGGTACCAAAAGCGTAATCATGACTGTCGATCAAAGCAGTCTTCAATCCTCGCGTTGCAGCATCAAGAGCACAACCCGCCCCTGTAGCACCGCCGCCTATGATCAATACATCAAAGTCTTGTTCCTTAAGTCTTTTGATCAACTGTTTACGAGTCAAACTCGAACTTGATTGTTTAGCGTCAGTATTGAGCGTATTATTCTGCATGCTCTTCGCCCTCGCTTTCAAACTTATCAAGCACATAATCTCTCAATAAGTGCGCGCTGTTAATATGGTTTTTTATCAATGAATTTTCTTTTCTCTACACAACCACCGAAACTATCGCCAAAAATCCCATACATGAGACGGTTGACAGGCAAATATGAAAAATCTAGTAAAAATTCCATATCTTAGTTTTCAATACAAAGGAAATTAGTATGAAAAAATATACTTTATCCGTTGCTATAATTTTATCATTTTGCTTTTCTGTACAGGCTTCCTACAAAATAGAAGTTTGCAAAATTCGCCTTACAAAAATACTCGGTATAGAAGAAAGTTTCACTAATGCTTGGCACATCTTTGTGCGAGGAGAAACTCCACTTAAGGTCAATGTGCTCAGCTACGATCCGATTAACAAAGATGAAATAGCATCGATATTAGCCGGGCAAAATATGAATTCTAGAGTTGCTAACGAAAACTATAAGGATGCTAAATGTGAAACCGTCCTTCATACCATTTTAAAAGCTAACTATGAAAAGTTATGGGCAACTATCGATAATCACTACAAAGAAGCCACTAAGGCTTCTTATAACCTCTATAGCCACAACTGCGGTCACGTAGCCAAACAAGCGCTCGAAAATGCTGATTTAGCCTTTCCTTTTTTTAATATAAATAATCAAGAATTAAGCGCTCCTATCAAAAGGGTGCTCCAAGGTCAAACTGACTGGAGCCAGCCCAATGAAGCGATTGAAGCTTCTGCCGCTCTTATCGGTACGGCTGCAAACATGTTCACTCAAAATCAATCTGGTGAAGCAAACAAAAACTGCAACATACAATAGAAAAATCTACTTATTTAAACATTATTTGTGATTTATTTTTGCTTGATTGATAATAATATTGGTTTATAGTTTTATAAGGCAAATCAATGTCAAAAATTATTTCACTTATAGGAAATGAGCTCGATTCCAGCACGCGACTGGTCGAGTTTAGCCAACTAAAAAATTCATATATTTCCAGTGATTTTGACCCGCAGCTCTATGAGTCAAATAATATTTTGCCTTCCTTTGTCTATGGAAATTTAGTTGATACGGAAACTATCTATAAAAATCTCAATATCAACAACAAAAATATACTCCTAAGTCGAGAGTCTCTTTTGATCGGCCATTTTCTTAGTGTGGGAGACACAGTAAAACTCAGAACATTCCTTAAAGACGCTTATGAGCAACAGGCAACCTCAAATCCAATCGGTTTTATTATTCTTGAAACCATCGCCTCAATAAAACAAGAAATTGCATTTTATGCCGAGCGAGTTTTGGCAATTCGCGGTGGCTTTAATCGAGGTAGAGCATGAAAAAATATTGGGATAGCGTAGAAATAGGCCACAAACTTAAAGTTGCTCCTAAAAAACCTATAACCCGTCTACAGATTGCGCGCTTTGCAGCAGCATGTGATGATTTTTCTCCCATGGGCCTTGATGAAGAGTATGCCAAAAGCGCAGGACTTGGCAGTGTCTACGCCCCAGGCATCATAGCTCTTGGAATAATTGAAGAAGGTCTAAAAACCTTTGCTCAAAATATGTCGATCACGACCCTGAGCACAACCTTTCAAAGACTTATTTGGCCATGCGATGTTTTGAGTGCGAAAGGAGTTATCGTGCGGCGCTACCGCAAAAATGATGAACATCGCGTGCAATTTTCTGTCTGGGTAGAAAACCAAAATGGTGATGTTGTTGTGAAAGGACAGGCCATTTGTCTTTTATTCAAAAACGCTCAAGAAGAATCTCACCTAGGGAGCGAGAAGGAGCCTCAACTTTCTCAAGCCTCATACGCCGAGCTTGTGAAACGTTGCGAACAAGTAACTAACCGTCGCCCAGCACAAAAGACGACCAAGGTTCCTCAAAAAGAAATCGCCTAGACCTGGGATGTTTGCCCAAGAAACTGTTTTGAAATTAATTTTTCTCTAAGCTGAGAAAGCATTTTGAAAATGTTTAGCCCTGTCATTTTAGTTGGGTGAAGTGATTTTTTTCTTTGATAATCACGTTTAAAAATGAGCAATGATTTTTTTTGATCTATTAAAAGAGCTTCACAATTTAAAGCAAGCAAGTGCATTGTGCACGGTGGTTGCTATCAGCGGATCAACTCCCAGAAAAGCTGGCGCTAAAATGCTGGTTCTAAACGATGGTACAAGCTTCGGAGACATAAAAGGAAGCATTGGAGGAGGAGCAATCGAACATCATATTCGTAAACAAGCTCTTGAAGCACTCAAAGAAAATTCTTCCCGATTGGTAACTACTTCGCTCCGCAATGAACTTGGTATGTGCTGTGGAGGAGAAATGACCGTCTTTATAGAGCCTATCGCACAAAAGCCTCGATTTATCTGTTTTGGTGCTGGTCATATAGCTCAGAGTTTATGCCCTCAGGCTCTTTCTCTAGATTTTAATGTGTTTCTTCTCGATCATCGAAAAGATCTCCTGACGCTCCCATGTTTTGAACATGTTCAAGAAAAAATCTGTGATTCCTCAATTTTTTCTATCGAAAATTTGCAAATTTGTGAGCATGACTACGTTGTGGTGACAAGCCATGATCACCAGCTTGATCAAAGCATTGTAGAAGCTGTGCTCAAGTATCCCACAAAATTTCTTGGACTGGTGGGCTCTAAGCGAAAAGCTCTCATGACTCAAAAACGCTTGCGGGCAAAAAATTTGGATGAACAGCAGATTGCCCGTCTACGATGCCCTGTAGGACTTGATATTTACGCTCAAACTCCCCAAGAAATTGCTTTTTCAATTCTTGCTCAAGTCATCATGGTAAAAAATGAAAACACAAAAAATTATAGCCTTAATTGCGGCAGCAGGTCACAGCAGACGAATGGGCTTTCCCAAAGTTCTTTTACCCTATGATGGCGATAATATAGCTATCTCTCCCTTAAAATTCTTATGGGCTTTGAGGATCAAAACTTTTCTCACACTGCCGGATTTTTTGTTGCACAATAAACAATTTTGTGACTACCTATCGATGTTTGACATTCTCATTAGAGCGAATCGTTATCCAAATCTAGGCTTCAGTGGTTCCATCAAAACGGTGTTAGCGGAAAACAAAAAAACTCAAGGTTTATTGATCTTTCCCATTGATGCTCCTTTTTTTTCTCGCTCTCTTTTAAACGCTTTTATCACCACGATCGATTTTAATTGGCCAATAATAGCTGTTCCGCATTTTTATCAAGCTGCAGGACATCCAGTCTATTTTTCCGAGCATTTTTTTAAAGCACTTATTCATGCCGACAGCATCGGTGGGCCGCATGCTGTGATCAGGCGCAATAAAAAATACGTGCGTCGAATCTTATGGCCCGACTCACGTATTTTATGGAACTTGAATTATCAAAAAGATATAAACTCTAGCATTAAAGCTCAGGTGTACTATCTATAACTCTAAGAGAATGTTTTAAAATGCTTGATTTGATCACGTGCTCTGCTTTGGCTTACAAAAAATGATTTTCAAGACACCCATCTCACTCGATTGTTCAATATTTTTGCTCTCAGCTTTTTTCTGGATTGCTTAGTTGTTTGGCTTATAATCAAAACCTGCTTTAAAATTAAAACCCAAGACTTTTCCGGAAACATCCAGCTGTACCGCACCAATCACGGGCAAGCTATCGTGTACTTTCATCTTAACTTCTAGGTTTTCGATCTTCGCTCCTTTAGAATATAAAACGTAAACTGAAGGGTTAGATGATTCTGGTGGTTGATAATCGGTGTCGATGTTAAATATTCTTGTCTTTGCACAATCTTCATAGAGATTGTCGTCTGCATCCTTGGCATCGTCTGTTCCGTGATAATCAAGTTCGAAACCACCAAAAGCCATCGGATGATTTCCCATCAAGTCTTCTATAAAGTTGTCAGCAAATACTTGCTCAGGCACAAGCAAGGCGATGCTTCCTTGTTGATGGCCTTTGAAACGTACTTTCATATCATAGGTAATTTCTACTACATAACCTGGACCACCTGGAGCATCCGGCATGTATTCTTTCACAATCGCATTAGCTCGACCTTCTTTGATAACCCACGAAGAACGGCCAGAGGATTTATTTAGTGTATAGCCAGCCTCTTCTCCAGTAGGATTACTCACAGGATCGTCGGTAGTGATGCTTGCTAAAACTGTTCCATCACCTCCGTCACTCATAACTGAAATATTAGCAAATGAAACTATAGAAAAAATTGACCCCAGAACTATTAAAAATGATTTTTTCACCTATTCCCCCCGAGAATCCAAACAGCTCTTGACAGTCTGTTTGGCTTTTGGGGGAGTTCGAGAAGCTAATCGTTCTATGAAAAATAAATTATTTTTTTAAAAACCAGATTGCAAAATTGGCATCGCAGCGGCGAAGGATGCTCCTGGTGTAAATGCATCATAGCCAAGCTTTTTTAAAATTATTTCCAAAGTCCCAAAAATACCGATCAGATCTATCTCATCCACATATCCCATATGCCCAATACGAAAAATTTTTCCTTTAAGCTGCCCTTGTCCACCCGCAATGGTCAGGTTGGCATGATTCATCAAAGCTTTATAAATGGCATTATCGGGCAAGATCTCAGGACTTATCACGCTGGTAATAGATTCACTGGGAGCTTTAGCAAATAACTTAAGCCCTAGAGCTGTCATTGCTACGCGAGTAGCATGCGCCAGCCGAGCGTGTCTTTGAAAAATTTTTTCGCGCCCCTCCTCTTTCATTATCAGCAATGCTTCATACAAACCCATAATCAAAGACACCGCCGGCGTGTAAGCCGTCTGGTTAGATTCTTGGGCTTTTTTTTCTTTGACCAGATTAAAATAAAATTTTGGTAGATTTGACTGAGACTGTCTCGCCCAGGCTTTTTCGCTGGCCCATACAAAACCTAGACCAGGGGGCAACATCAAGCCCTTTTGCCCTCCTCCTACCAACAAATCGATGTGCTGTTGCTCTGGAGCAATATCCCACACTCCTAAAGCTGTCACCGCATCTATCACCAGCAAACAATCAGATTTTTCCTTTACCAGCTGGGCTACAGCTTCATAAGGATGTCTTACGCCAGTTGAAGTTTCGCTGGCTACCAAGATCACGCCCCGCGCTTGCGGGTAAGCCTTAAGCGCCTGCTCAACTTTATTAACATCAAGTGCTTCCCCCCAAGCAACTTCGATAGCGATAGCGTTAAGACCAAAGGCTTTGCTCATATTGAACCAATTTTCGCCAAATTTTCCGCCTGTTACGCATAGAACCGTATCGCCGGTAGAGAAAAAATTTTCGATCGAAGCTTCAAATGCTCCCGTACCTGAACATGATAAAATCAGAGGCGCATATTTAGAATTCAGCAGCCACTTTAAGTTTTCACGGCATTCAAAAAAAATCTTCTCAAATTGAGCGGTACGATGATGAATAATGGTTTTACTCATTTCTTTAAGAACGCGATCTGGAACAGGAGTGGGGCCTGGGGCCAATAAACGGTACTTCATGACTCTTCCCTTTTTTGAGAATTTATTGCGAACTGCATGATGGCACATCGCCAAAATTTACAACAGAGCTGATAGCCTTAATAACGACAAACTCAGAGTGTTTAAAAAATATTTTTTTATCAACTTCGAAATTATTTTTGGCAGGTACTGGTGCCGCATCTAAATTTTTATCTGCCTTCTGCTACAAAGTTGCCATTTTTTTCACACACAACTCGATTATATTGTAACGGCAACAACTCAATTCTGTTTAGCATTCAAAGATGAGATTTGTTGCTTCCAATAATAATTGGCATCTGGGTGGCTGTGTTTATTGATATTTCCTTGCTCAACTAAAAACCCTAGCACCATTTGCAGATAGTGTATCAAAGCCTCTTGGTACTCTAAAGGATAGTTCGCTATATACTGGTTGATAAAATAGATATTGGCATCGATAGATATCTTGCAAAGTTCTGCATTAAAATGATCCTTTGCGCATTTACCAAAGTTACTGCTCGAATAAAATAATAATTTCTCCATCTCATAAGCGATGATACGACCCTTTTCTACGCTACCCATAAATGTCTCATTATCAATGAAACTGATAAGTCCACTATTTTTATCGTAGAAAACATTAGCCCAGTGAGCATCGCCATGGGTTATGGTCCGGTAATATTCCAAGACATGCTTAGGATCAAATTGGTGAGGCAGCGAGTTTCTATCCATAAAATACTGATGAATAAATGCTAAAGCTTTGGCAAAATCTTTGAGAGCCAAGGCAAGCAGGTTAAAATCTTTTTTAGCAAATATGCTTGCTAGATCTTCTCCTTTGGCTGCTTCGATCAAATAAAAATAATTTTTATCTCTTGGCAAAGAATATGAAGGAACACCAAAATTAGTTATAACTCCAAGATTCGAAGATTTTTCTTCAGAATAGGAAAAAAAATAGTGCGGAATAACAATGGCAATATCATGTGGAAAGTATGAAAATATCTTTCTATTCATATTCAAAAAGGCCAGATTCTTAATTTCTCCACTATTGGCACCATTCACCTCTTTTAAAAACCAACGAGAATTATTTATGTTTTTGGCACATGCAGGCTTAATTTTTATTTCGGCGATAAATTGTGCGAAATAGCTACTTATGGGATGCACCTCACTATCAACACAGGCATAGGAATTATTTGCGTTTACCGTTGCGTTGAAAAAATTATGCTCAAATGCAAAATCAACAAAAAAGTCTTCTACTGTTTCCTTTGATAAGCGTGGATAGATGTTAGTCTCAATAATTTTGGGTTCATTAAAATTAAGGACTGAAACCCTGCCATGCTGTTCTAGGAATGCAGGCTTAAAATTATCGAGTTTTTCTTTGCCAACAAATTCACTCAACGAATAGGCTTGATTGTATCCAGCAATTGAAGCTTGATTATATGCCATTAACACATTGATATTTAAATAAAAAAATATCATCAGCTTGATAATAAAAGCATTATTCATAATTCATCACAACAAAATTAATTCCCTCCCTAACTAACAATAAGACTTAACAAATTCATTCAATCTGCAGAATTCTTTAGATCAAATAGCGATGCTTGCTCATATTTTTGGATTCTGCTGATAATTTGCCTAATAGGACTGGCGAGATTATGTTTGCCACCTTAATACGAATCCATGACAATACTTCACACCATCACTGAACTCAAACAAGGCGCGTTCTTTCAATCACCTTTTAGTCTTGCTGCTTTAAAAATTAATGGCCCGGATGCCAAAGATTTTCTGCAACGCATGTCTTCTGCTAATCTTTCAAAGCTTACTCAAAAAACATCTCAGACCACATGCTTTCTCAACAAGTACGGGCGGCTTATCGACAGAGTCTTGGTTATTATCAATGAAGACGAAGATGACAGTTATTTTTTAGTTAGCAGTTTTTATGAGCCTAAAAAATTACTTGATTGGCTTGAGCAATTTCATTTTATAGAAGATTTTTCCCTATCCATTCATCATCAAAAAGCATACGTGGTTGTTGCTCATTCAAATACTATTTCCGCTGCGAAACTATGGTGTTCTCAATCAAAGCTGCACCTCACTTTTTTTGTGCAGTTTGATTCAAATTATCCTCCACTCAGCGCAAGTGAGTGGGAGAGCTTACGCATTGCATGCTCTATGCCTTGGCACAAGGAAATCACTACTCGCTTCATGCCCCAGGAAGTCGGCCTTTTATCGGATATTTCTTTGGATAAAGGATGTTACGTGGGACAAGAAGTCATAGCAAAAGCGATCACCTACCAAAAAAATCCCAAATTTTTACAGGGGGTTGAGCTAAGCAAAGACGATTGGCACAAGGCCCACACACATGAAGCAATAGGTGACAGTAAAAACGAAATTATCTCCTTGGCACCATGTTTTAGTGAATCTTTAATCAATGCATTAACACTTGTTGAAAAGAGTTCTTTGGCAAAAAATTAAATTTATTTTAAATAAGTTGCTAAAAGTTGCTTGACGATTCTTAAGACAGACATTAATAGAAAGAACTTGATTGGCAGGGTTGTTAGCTCAGTTGGTAGAGCACCGGACTTTTAATCCGATGGTCCCGAGTTCGAGTCTCGGACAACCCACCAAAAAACTAAGGCCTTCTTTTGGAAGGCCTTTTTATTTACTCATAATAGCCAAAAAGCTGTTACGAGCAGCAATCTCTTGCATAAAATTATCACCACCATAACCATCCGACTGAAAGTTCAGCCATGATAGGAATTTTTGTTATGCCATAATATGCGGAAGTCAAATAATCTGTGTAGTATCCCATCTTTTCTTTTTTGCTTAGTAAAAACTCCCACTCAAATCCCACACCAAAAGAGACCAAATATCCAAAATCATAGGTTGTCTCATAACCAATCATGAGTGAAGGTGTTAAGGCCCATGCAGGTTCATCTTGCCCAATCCAACTCATGCCAGCGCGCCCAAGTGCTTCAATGTACCATCCATCTAAAGAGTCATACTCATGAAAATTAGTTCTAATCCCAGCACCGAGATTAAAGCGCTTGATTGCAAAAAAGTTCATTTCCTCTCGTTCTGGGTGATAAAAAGGAAACTCAATCGTGTTTTGATAACTAGGCGATACGACCAATGAGAAATTTCGTGCCAAACCCAGTAAAAACCTGCCCTCAAAGGTCATGGAGGTTATCCCTGCTAAGTTAAATGAGAATCCAATAGGCCTTTCATAAGGCACGACATAGGGCTTGGTTATGTATTTATTTTTCATTTCTTCTTGCTGTGCAGATAAGCCAAAGCTCAAAAAACCAAAAAGAACTAAGAAGAATTTCATAGCAAAACGTTCCATTGTAAAAGACCTGCCGCAAAGTATACATTTAATAAATTTGGCTTAATTTCATAAAAAAGCAAGTTTGCACAGCTAGGCTTAGTTTTTATGTCAGCAGCAGTGAATTCGCCAAAGCCAACAAAAATTAAATTAATTGCCCAAAATGAACCCGAGCAAAAAGCTCGCTCCCTAGTTATTAAAACCCCCATGACAACTAAAGACAGGTGAATAATATGCAATTACGCTTGAGGTGACCGATGAAAAGGCTTTCATTATTACTTGTTTATTTATTTCCTTACATAGTGCTAGCTTCTTTAAGCACCTTAGTGCTTTCCAATTGTGTCTCTTTCCGTTCCTCTATAAGCAGCTCAATAACTCCTCTTGTTGAACAGGATAAGCTTAAAAACGGCCTCTCGCTCTATCTCATGCGCCATACTTCCCCTAAAAATCGATGTTTTCTACGCCTCAACGTAAAAGTGGGAAGTTTTCACGAATCCAAAGATGAAAATGGCATTGCACATCTTATTGAGCACCTCGCGTTTGAAAACCGATTGCCGGACTCCAAAAAAGAGCTGGCCCTTTGGTTCCAAGAACAAGGCATGAGCTTTGGCTCAGATATCAATGCTTACACCACGGTCGATCATACGGTCTTCCACATGAACCTCAACAATTGTGAAGAGCAAAGTATTAGAGACGGGCTTAAAATTTTTCATAGCTTTCTGAATAAAATTAATTTTGATGATGATCTGATAAAAAAACAAAAACTAATTATTGATGAAGAAGAAAGGCACTACAAAAATAGCATTAGCAAGCTCAACGAAACTATTGCGCAGAAACTATTTGCAGGAACGCTTTTCGAAAATAATTTCGTTTTGGGAGAAAAAAATATCCGAAACGCTATTACAAAAGAAATGCTCATAAATTTTCATCAAAAATTCTATCAACCTAGCAATGCCCAAATAATTATTGTGGGAGACATCAATAAAGCACATTTAAAAAATGAAGTAACTACTCTTTTTGGTAAGCTAGAAAATACTCAGCCCATTTCAGCACTCGATCGCGGAACTCCTTCTTATAAAGAGCCTGTATTTATTGCCCCAAGTTCAGAAATTAAATCAGTAGAAACAGTTTTTATTTTGCAGCCCAAGAAATTTAATTTGGCTGAGTTTAATTATGAAAGTTTGCAAAAAAAATTAAGCTTTGAGCTCGCTATCAGTATGCTTTCTGAAAGCATAAATAAAAAATCTGCAAAACAAGCAGATGACGAACTGCGACCAGCAGAATTTTATGGATTTTTTGATAACTATCAACAACCAGAGCTCAGTCTTAGAGTATCAAGTACCCTAGAAGATCAAACAAGTGCGTTCAGTCGGGCTTTTGCCCCCTTAAAACGAGCCCTCGATCACGGATTTAGTCAGGAACAATTCAATAGAGCCCTCAATATTGAGCTCGATAATCTAGAACAAAGTATTGTCCAAGAATCTAATTTGCAATCAAGTAATTGGGCGCAAAGAATTCTTAACTATATCAATCAAAGAGGGCCACTGAGCGATGCCAAAACATTGGCAACAGTATCGAAGAATATTTTAAAAAAGATATCCATAAGCGACTGTCAAAAAGCACTTTGGAATGCATTTAATAAATCTAATCATTATTTATTTTCATTCGGTGATATAGAAAATAACGAAGAAAATATAGACAAGCTACAGCGCATACTGTCTGACTCTTTGTCTCAAAAAAGCAAATCTCTTAAAGAAAATAAACACTCTCAAATAAAATTTTTGTATGCAGTCACAAACGCTACAGCAAAAATTAAAAAGCAAGAATATTTTAAAAACATCGATAGCCATTTAGTACAATTTGCCAACGGCACTCGACTGATTGTCAAAAATCTTCCTTTTAAAAAAGACACTATTTTGCTGCAAATCAATAATGATCGAGGTCTTGCCTCTATGAATCAAATGGAACGAGCCCATATGGAATTGGAAGGCTCAGTACTTTTAAATGGAGGACTCAAGAAACATACTTGGAAAGACATAGGCAAATTGATGCAGGATAAACAGCTCAAATTGTGGTTTAACAGCTCTCTAGAGCATCTCAGCTTATCAAGTGTGGTGCGACCAAAAGATTTTCTTTTTGATCTTGAGCTTACTCGCGCCTATATCACCGATGCTGATTTTAATATCAATGCACTCAAGCAAGGAAAAAAACAGCTCCAACAAAATTATGAGGAAAGTAAACTATCTTTGGGTTGGCCTTTGCAGGTTGATTTCCCCTCGTTGTTAAGCAAGCACGACCCCCGCGCCTACCGCGCTCCATTATCCTTGATATCAAATATCTCAAGAGAAGACCTTCTTGAGTGGCACCGTAATTGGATTAAAGAGCGTCCTCTTAGCATTACCATCGTGGGTGATATCGATGTAGATAAAGCCATAAAAGAAGTAGGCATGGTATTTGGTTCTCTACCAAAACCACATGCAAAAATATTTGAAAAGCCTCAGCCTATTACATATGAGAAAAATATCCATCGCAGCTATAATACTAAAGCCTACGATGAAGCATCTCGAATCATTATTCGCTATCCCCTTGATATCAATACAGAAAATCAATATTTGCTGCCTTTGGCCAAAAATCTTATTCAAGAAATTTTATGGTTCAAATTGCGTGAAGAACAGCGAGCTATTTACTCTCCCCAAGTTTATGCTGCGACCGACGCATACGGACTCATGCAAAATATTTTAGATGTCTTCTTAATAGCCCAAAAAGATAAGGTTCAGGAGATTAAGAAAAGCGCGATCGACATCATACATAAATTGGCTGCAAATGGAGTCTTACCCGAGCAGTTGAATAGCGCTAAAGCTGCACTGATAAATTATCTCAAAGGAAATAATGAAGATTTAACATATTGGCTTGATTATTTGACGTCTAATCAAAATCAACTTGCCAAACTTAAGCCCCCGCAAGATGATGTAAAACACGTTGAAAAAATTGACCTCAAAGAGATGAATAATTATTTAAAAATATATTTTCTATCTTCAAACAACTCAACGGCAATTATCAACTCAACCACTAAAAAACCATAGGACTGAGTAAAAATGATATTAGATCTCATCACCAATATGAATGATTTTTTATGGAATAAAATCGTATTATGGTTTCTATTATTGGCTGGTTTATTTTTCACTTTGTATTTACGTTTTGTCCAGGTGCGTTTCCTAAAACAATCCATCGTTGCTCTTTTGGGCAGCAATAAAACTGGCATAAAACAAATCTCTTCTTTCCAAGCTCTCTGCACAAGTCTTGCTCAACGTGTAGGCACTGGTAATCTTGCAGGCGTGGCTACTGCTATAACTTATGGCGGTCAAGGCGCAATTTTTTGGATGTGGATCACTGCTATTTTAGGTGCTTCCACCTCATTTGCAGAATGCACACTGGCACAGGTTTTTAAAGTCAAAAGAAAAGACGGCTCATTTTATGGTGGCCCTGCTTACTATATTCATATAGGCCTGGGTTCAAAAACTATTGCAGCAATTTTTAGTGTGTTTATGATCGTTGCTTTTGGTTTTGTTTTTAACGGAGTACAAAGCAACACTATCGCTCAAGGCCTATTAAGCGCTTTCTCTTTGAACCCGCTCATATGCGGGATCCTTCTTGCCCTTGGTGCAAGCGTTATTATTTTTGGTGGCCAACAAAAGATTGCTCAGATAGCAGCCAAACTCGTGCCGTTCATGGCTTTATTTTATTTGTCGCTTACCCTCATAGTTATGCTCAGCCACTACCATGAAATTCCACTATTAATTGGCAATATTATTGATGATGCCTTTAGTTCAGAAGCGCTCGTTGGAGGCTTGGTAGGTCACAGCATCAAAGATGCTTTTCGCTACGGAGTTGCAAGAGGGTTATTTTCTAATGAAGCAGGTTGGGGGTCGGCACCAAATGCAGCCGCTAGCGCAGCGGTTGATCATCCTGTGCAACAGGGCATTGTACAGATGCTTGCTGTTTATATCGATACACTCTTCATTTGTACATCAACAGCATTCTTGATTCTACTGGCACCAGGTATCGATATGAATGCAAGTGGCATTGTTTTAACTCAAAACGCAGCCCTTATTCATTTTGGTACTTTCGGACACTTTTTTATCGCTATCGCCATTATCTTTTTTGGCTTCACAACTATTTTAGGCAACACTTTTTATGGAGAATCAAATATTCGATTCATGAGCAATAAAAAAATATACATCACTCTCTACCGTATCAGTGTCTTGTTGGTAGTAATTTTTGGTGCTCTGGCTCAAGTCCCTCTCATCTGGCAAATGGCCGATTTTATCAGTGCCTTTATGGCAATTATC
Proteins encoded in this region:
- a CDS encoding sodium:alanine symporter family protein yields the protein MILDLITNMNDFLWNKIVLWFLLLAGLFFTLYLRFVQVRFLKQSIVALLGSNKTGIKQISSFQALCTSLAQRVGTGNLAGVATAITYGGQGAIFWMWITAILGASTSFAECTLAQVFKVKRKDGSFYGGPAYYIHIGLGSKTIAAIFSVFMIVAFGFVFNGVQSNTIAQGLLSAFSLNPLICGILLALGASVIIFGGQQKIAQIAAKLVPFMALFYLSLTLIVMLSHYHEIPLLIGNIIDDAFSSEALVGGLVGHSIKDAFRYGVARGLFSNEAGWGSAPNAAASAAVDHPVQQGIVQMLAVYIDTLFICTSTAFLILLAPGIDMNASGIVLTQNAALIHFGTFGHFFIAIAIIFFGFTTILGNTFYGESNIRFMSNKKIYITLYRISVLLVVIFGALAQVPLIWQMADFISAFMAIINLSSIILLAGIIKKTAQHFAEQFLINNDNFSLSVIDIHDKSSYDLAYDDH